tataagcactcaaacgcttcctaggaacgttgttcTAAGTAATGAAcaatgagctatacctttgcggcggcgTTTCAgttcgcgccgcgctcctcttccgcctgctgggtcggactgacccttgttggtcagccgccgtgggttcggcttcctgccttgaaggcaccgcctgcaggacaccgttgtatacggtggtcagaaacgcGCGAAGATGGAATAATGGTGTTAAGAATTCGGTCATAAGTACCTGGGAAGCCGGTGACaagccggggtagtcggccgtaatggcaactaaagcattgtccatgctgagctggtggaacaccccgtcaattagctccacctttatatccggatcctctttggaggtcggatgaagggatcttcccggatcctcgggttgtggagccggactgtgaatgtcctccacatcccggcgcagttcctgcgtcaaaatcatagtAAGGTACTCGGCTTTAAAAGCATGGGTCAGatgaataaacgtccgcttacccagctccgagggttattcatggaaaacccattcaatgGGTTCGTACGGAGGAAgtcttctttctcccccttgtacaggccggacagaatcttcaccagatccTCGGCCGATCCCGGCCacttgcggccgtggcgggtggcatcgtcctccccgttgaaatcccacattgggtggcccttgtattgcagcggctgcacccctcgcataatgcacgtggccatgactccgatcatggtcaatctggaatgggccaacaaccttatccggcccatcaaataatggacgctcttgtcttcctccagctgagggctccgcgggtgccaacttaggcgtttcagaGGAGCGTcgctaaactcagggaggccgatccgaactgggtctggcaatggagcgtcttctatataaaaccattctgaaggccagtcttcgaacgccttcctaggggttccggataggtatccggtcccggcgatgcgccatatttcggcactgcccacttgatatattgacccctcgtaagagcggggtacgaggcagaatagcctcttccacagcgcaaaatggggctcgacgcccaggaatagctcgcaaagggctacgaaacccgcgatatgcagaatggaggcgggcattaggtgatggagctggagtccgtagaactccaggagcccgtggaggaacggatgtacaggaaatccaagcccccttattagataagggatgaagcatacccgctcccctttagaGGGACTAGGgatggcctccgcttgcttcccacctttgtaggtggccagcccggctcgaaccggaaccataaagcccggagggagatatccctccgcttggagcgtcactagctcgctgtgcggaacagagcacctcctccaatccccTGGCGAAGGAGTGGGaatgcgagaagaggagccgcgtcgacggtccatgatgaaatggatttttggtcaagaagcgctccgatgagtactcgcgggaggaagatggtgtgatttggatctggattcctgCCTTTCTTATAGGCAGGTTATTTGCgccgctagggggtaaaacgtaaaagataccctggcttttcgcattcgtgcgacgcgtggaagaaggccattattgggcgtggaagccaagaagctcAACATTGATgaagaagccggacactgttcggcagttacatggaacttgaaggagaacccgccttgcaacgccgaagactacacacgtgctggacttatcgtcattgaagcttggttcgggggctactgagggagtcctggactagggggtgtccggatagccggactatcatcatcggccggactatcatcgtcggccggactccaagactatgaagatacaagattgaagacttcgtcccgtgtccggatgggactttccttggcgtggaaggcaagcttggcgatacggatatgtagatctcctaccattgtaaccgactctatgtaaccctagccctctccggtgtctatataaaccggatggctttagtctgtaggacacaacaacaaccgttacaacaatcataccataggctagcttctagggtttagcctccttgatctcgtggtagatctactcttgtaatatccacattatcaatatcaatcaagcaggacgtagggttttacctccatcaagagggcccgaacctgggtaaaacatcgtgtcccctgtctcctgttaccatctgcctagatgcacagttcgggaccccctacccgagatcgccggttttgacaccgacacccacgcagcccatttgtgcaaggcaagaggtggaactaaagtttagtcccacattgctagtttagagggagttggacctctttataaggaaggctccttccccacttgtatgagcatgagaacaagagggacatccacgcgcgctcctcctccgccgcccgcctcgccatgcctcgtcacgccgcgccgcgccgcgccgcgggttgcgggaatgagccgagccgatgtataaatttttgccacgcactacgggtatacgaaaggtcactcggaagcTGAAACATTTTTTCTGTAGTGGACATTCAATCCGAATGGCGCACCTCTTCGGTtgctgcctgttcgtttcgtctccctcggtcccttcagctcccgacgctgccctctcgcctccttctcttgcgcctataaaagggaggtcgctcctctcagcaagACGCACCAGAATCTTTCTCTCCTCTTGCcacaaagttcctgagcactgcgctgctgctacgttcttcctcatcccggcttgcggcgtgcaccgcaggtcgggacagtaggcctccgaaaccgcatcttttgagtcctgtacgggagaagggtgataaggtttttggggagcgctccgcgcgactactgacttcttcatcacggacgccccggactccgacgactacttccccgacgtccacgacctcctcgacgacatggctggcgaggacaccgaccccaagtccagcgcttctgctgctgctgcctcgtACGTGTTCGTCCCCTTTCTATTAGAGgttctgctacagttccttgttctagtgtttgccctggatatgttagactctatttcatatatgcaacttgctatactgtctgctcaagatatgtttagttacggttcatatatgaagatgttgtttacctttcctttgtcaaatcgcatggcctgttttatcactgctacactactcatgctttatctagtatttctgttaataaaaacacttggtaaattgctcatatttccaacaagctcGTGTTACAAAAAACCTTTTGCAAAGGCATTCTTGTGGTAGTTGTGTGCAGCTCAGCGGAGAAGCTCGTCGGCATGCTTGCCGGTGCTGGCGGTCAGAGCAACACGGGGAGGTGACAGCTGGACAGGGGAGCTCGGTCACTCTGGTTGCATGCCTTACAACAACGTGCGGCTCGCCAGATAAGCTAGTCGGCAGCGAGCGTCGGTGGCGTCAGTCGATGgcagcactcagagcagcataggaAGGCGgggagctgggagcagcgcggggaagCGGCAGACTTGACTGGAGTTTGGGNNNNNNNNNNNNNNNNNNNNNNNNNNNNNNNNNNNNNNNNNNNNNNNNNNNNNNNNNNNNNNNNNNNNNNNNNNNNNNNNNNNNNNNNNNNNNNNNNNNNNNNNNNNNNNNNNNNNNNNNNNNNNNNNNNNNNNNNNNNNNNNNNNNNNNNNNNNNNNNNNNNNNNNNNNNNNNNNNNNNNNNNNNNNNNNNNNNNNNNNNNNNNNNNNNNNNNNNNNNNNNNNNNNNNNNNNNNNNNNNNNNNNNNNNNNNNNNNNNNNNNNNNNNNNNNNNNNNNNNNNNNNNNNNNNNNNNNNNNNNNNNNNNNNNNNNNNAAAGTGGTGGTGGTCACGGGACACATGGTGCGCAGAGAAGACGGCGGGCGCGAGGCTGCGATCCGCCAGGTGATATATAGTGTTTTCCTTTGATCAACGTGGCGGGGATAGCCGGTAAGAGGGGGAGAAAGAACATGTATATGAATCCCACTTAAATTTCCAAATTACAAACAAGTTTGTATATCAATTTTGCGCAAAATATACTACCACTACTTTAATTATTCGAGTTTACAATAGGCGTTCCCTGACAAGATTTCATTTCTATCACCACCTTCGGCCTTAGTATACGCCTGGCGTACTCCCTGGCCCCATCCTTGTCCACGACCATGATCACGAAGCTAGCCAGCCCGAGCCGCCGGACCTCCTTGATGCACCTGTCGACGAGCGCCACCGCCTCCTTCACCGTCATGCCGGGGCGGTAGTGGTTCTCCATCACCGTCGTGCAGAGGCCAGCCCCGCACCCAGCGGTGCGGTACTGCTCCACCCTCTCCGGCGGCGCGGTGCCGCCAACGGCGTACATCGTCGGGCCCTCGACCTTGTCGTAGCCGGCGATCACCGCGTTCGCGGACTGAGCGCAGCCGATCACCGCCCCCCGGGCGACGTCAGCAGCCGCGGCGGCGCTGTGGATCTTGCTCGCGCTGGCCC
Above is a window of Triticum dicoccoides isolate Atlit2015 ecotype Zavitan chromosome 5B, WEW_v2.0, whole genome shotgun sequence DNA encoding:
- the LOC119310300 gene encoding proteasome subunit beta type-2-B-like; this encodes MDSVFGVVGGGFAVVAAGTSAAGRSVVFINPDNDRVTSLGSKLLLGVSGVPGDCLRLRDEVRASASKIHSAAAAADVARGAVIGCAQSANAVIAGYDKVEGPTMYAVGGTAPPERVEQYRTAGCGAGLCTTVMENHYRPGMTVKEAVALVDRCIKEVRRLGLASFVIMVVDKDGAREYARRILRPKVVIEMKSCQGTPIVNSNN